Within the Ensifer canadensis genome, the region CCGAGCTGGAGCGGACCAGCGACAAAGACTGCCGCTACATTCGGCCCTTGGCCATCGCCCCGATGATCTCGTCCACGCCGGTCAGGATCGCGTCGCCCATGAAGGCGATGTTGTCCATCGAGCGCTCGCCGGCCTCGTGGTGGCCGGCGCCGCAGGCATCGCGGATGACGATCGGCACCAGCCCAAGATCGGCGCCATGGCGCACCGTCGGATCGATACCGATTTCGGTTGCAATGCCGCAGATGGCAAACGAGGTCAGTCCGAGATCGCGCAGGATGATGGCAAGGGGCGTGCCCTCGAAGGCCGAGAACGTGATCTTGTCGAGAATGGCCTCATCGTCGCGCGGCGCCAGTTCCGCCACCAGCTCGAAGCCCGGCGTGCCGCGCAGGAACCAGGGCTTGACGGCATCGGGATCGTCCGTGCGCTGCCAGGCCATCGCCTGGCGCATCTGGAAC harbors:
- a CDS encoding cysteine hydrolase family protein, yielding MAVSLDIGKTLADFCRPDRMALVVYDMQAGITNQVKNGPAILAEVLKVLEAARAGGYPIIFLRHLSMPKPLMGAFQMRQAMAWQRTDDPDAVKPWFLRGTPGFELVAELAPRDDEAILDKITFSAFEGTPLAIILRDLGLTSFAICGIATEIGIDPTVRHGADLGLVPIVIRDACGAGHHEAGERSMDNIAFMGDAILTGVDEIIGAMAKGRM